The Blautia hydrogenotrophica DSM 10507 genome window below encodes:
- the dapA gene encoding 4-hydroxy-tetrahydrodipicolinate synthase → MKNVELKGIITPILTPMNADESVNLEELRNQIERLIDGGVHGIFPFGTNGEGYILNEKEKEAVLEAAIDQVKGRVPVYAGSGCISTADTIRMSVRAQELGADVLSIITPSFAVASQKELYDHYVEVAKHVDTPIVLYNIPARTGNKLLPETVAKLAKDVDVIVGAKDSSGDWENLKAYIQQTRDLEKDFYVLSGNDSLILPSLKEGGFGGIAGCSNVYPHVLSSIYNLFKEGKIEEAEAAQESIASFRAVFKYGNPNTVVKKAVSMLGYPVGDCRRPFNYLCEEGVEALKKVLKENADKGMN, encoded by the coding sequence ATGAAGAACGTAGAATTAAAAGGAATTATTACACCAATTTTGACTCCTATGAATGCGGACGAGAGCGTAAATCTTGAGGAACTGCGCAATCAGATCGAGCGTCTGATTGACGGTGGTGTACACGGGATTTTCCCCTTTGGCACCAATGGAGAAGGGTACATTCTGAACGAAAAAGAAAAAGAGGCGGTTCTTGAGGCTGCGATTGACCAGGTCAAAGGACGTGTGCCGGTATATGCTGGCTCAGGATGCATCTCTACCGCAGATACCATCCGTATGAGTGTAAGAGCACAGGAATTGGGCGCTGATGTATTGTCCATCATCACTCCAAGCTTTGCGGTTGCCTCTCAAAAAGAACTGTACGACCACTATGTGGAAGTGGCAAAGCATGTGGATACGCCGATTGTACTGTACAATATTCCGGCTCGTACTGGAAACAAATTGTTGCCTGAGACTGTGGCGAAATTGGCAAAGGATGTAGATGTGATTGTGGGAGCGAAGGATTCCAGCGGTGATTGGGAAAATCTGAAAGCCTATATCCAGCAGACCCGTGATCTAGAAAAAGATTTCTACGTGTTGTCAGGCAACGATTCTCTGATTCTTCCTAGTCTGAAAGAAGGTGGATTCGGCGGAATTGCAGGCTGTTCTAATGTATATCCGCATGTACTTTCTTCTATTTATAATCTGTTTAAAGAGGGCAAAATTGAGGAAGCTGAGGCAGCTCAGGAATCTATTGCCAGCTTCCGTGCGGTATTTAAATATGGAAATCCAAACACAGTTGTGAAAAAAGCAGTATCTATGCTGGGTTATCCTGTCGGTGACTGCCGTAGACCTTTCAACTATCTGTGTGAGGAAGGCGTAGAGGCTTTGAAAAAAGTGCTGAAAGAAAACGCAGATAAAGGAATGAACTAA
- a CDS encoding hydroxyacid dehydrogenase, with product MKFVMTQAVCPEGFEMLEGKADIYVADNADPNNYLDEMKEADALIVRIAKCDGHAIENSPNLKVIGRTGVGYDSVDVETATAHGIPVVITPGANNRSVAEHAVAMMFALSKNLVEAQTEMCRGNWKIRDAKKAFELEGKTVGILGLGAIGRETAKICQGCGMKIAAYDPFMSKEQIEGFGAEYYESYEELLKISDVVTIHVPLTEETRNMIAKEQLETMKKTALIINCSRGGIVNEADLVEALKNGTIAGAGTDVYCNEPPQMDDPLLNCPNLIVSPHSAAQTREAVIKMARMCVKGCLAVAEGKKWPYVADKAVYDHPKWKDAVWAEG from the coding sequence ATGAAGTTCGTGATGACACAGGCAGTATGCCCGGAAGGATTCGAGATGTTGGAAGGGAAAGCTGACATTTATGTAGCTGACAATGCAGACCCGAATAACTATCTGGATGAGATGAAAGAGGCGGACGCGCTAATTGTCCGTATCGCAAAATGTGACGGGCATGCAATTGAAAACAGTCCGAATTTGAAAGTGATTGGACGTACCGGTGTGGGGTATGACTCTGTCGATGTAGAAACTGCGACTGCACACGGAATTCCAGTTGTGATTACGCCAGGAGCAAATAACCGCAGTGTCGCTGAACATGCAGTCGCCATGATGTTCGCTCTGTCCAAGAATCTGGTGGAGGCTCAGACAGAGATGTGCAGAGGAAACTGGAAAATCAGAGATGCGAAAAAAGCCTTTGAACTGGAAGGAAAGACTGTGGGCATCTTAGGTCTGGGGGCGATAGGAAGAGAGACGGCCAAGATCTGTCAGGGATGTGGCATGAAGATCGCGGCTTATGACCCTTTTATGTCAAAGGAACAGATCGAAGGCTTCGGCGCTGAATACTATGAGAGTTATGAGGAACTGCTGAAGATCAGCGATGTAGTGACCATTCATGTGCCGTTGACGGAAGAGACCAGAAATATGATTGCAAAGGAACAGCTGGAGACTATGAAGAAAACTGCGCTGATTATCAATTGCAGCCGCGGAGGAATCGTCAATGAGGCAGACCTGGTGGAAGCTCTCAAAAATGGGACGATCGCAGGTGCAGGCACGGATGTGTACTGCAACGAACCGCCACAGATGGATGATCCGTTGTTGAATTGTCCGAACTTGATTGTTAGCCCGCACTCTGCGGCACAGACACGTGAGGCGGTAATTAAGATGGCGAGAATGTGCGTTAAAGGCTGCCTGGCTGTGGCAGAAGGGAAAAAATGGCCGTATGTAGCGGATAAAGCGGTCTACGATCATCCGAAGTGGAAGGATGCTGTGTGGGCTGAAGGATAA
- a CDS encoding SLC13 family permease: MASSTVAIIIIAVTIAFFIWNKFPMSVVSMAGAVAMAMLVPEVELSAVYEGFSAPGWIMVVGMCVVSAALFETGVADRIGNAIGNSWWAKSERRFVVAASACCTIMSAFMSNNGTVAIWMPLIAVVAAASAGKIRSKIVIFAAGTGAIIGGGTTLIGSTSQLAANSVLQGYKGYEAGLGVFDMTKIMLPVCIVQIIFWGTIGYWLLKKVLKPEDPHFNDGNMYAEELFADQGADKYADVPKWKGNVALGTMLLCIVLFVIQGFKPFSNFLNIGLVGMIGAVIVIGTGCISVKKAYADLPWDVFIVIGTVSTLGTGLDVTGGGKMIADFVLGFFGGSNASVPILTVVIAVLCSVLTNVMSNNATAAMLCPICIPMAIALGISPIPWVILIAATSNFAIATSYGTAVNIQILPAGYKFMDFVKIGGPLLIISIIVVAITANMILF, translated from the coding sequence ATGGCTTCAAGTACAGTTGCAATTATTATCATCGCAGTTACGATTGCGTTCTTTATCTGGAATAAATTTCCGATGAGTGTTGTTTCCATGGCAGGAGCCGTGGCGATGGCAATGTTAGTGCCGGAGGTGGAGCTATCGGCAGTATACGAAGGCTTTTCTGCTCCTGGATGGATTATGGTAGTAGGTATGTGTGTCGTGAGTGCGGCTTTGTTTGAGACAGGAGTCGCAGACCGTATTGGAAATGCGATTGGAAACTCTTGGTGGGCTAAATCTGAGAGACGTTTCGTGGTGGCTGCGAGTGCGTGTTGTACGATTATGTCTGCGTTTATGAGCAACAATGGAACGGTAGCGATCTGGATGCCTCTGATCGCTGTAGTAGCGGCAGCTTCTGCAGGAAAAATTCGTTCGAAAATTGTTATCTTTGCAGCAGGAACCGGCGCTATTATCGGTGGAGGTACTACATTGATTGGCTCTACTTCTCAGTTGGCTGCGAACTCTGTGCTTCAGGGATACAAAGGCTATGAAGCAGGCCTGGGTGTATTTGACATGACGAAGATTATGCTGCCCGTTTGTATCGTACAGATCATTTTCTGGGGAACGATTGGTTACTGGCTGCTGAAAAAAGTACTGAAACCGGAAGATCCTCATTTTAATGATGGAAATATGTATGCAGAAGAGCTATTTGCAGACCAAGGAGCAGATAAATATGCAGATGTTCCAAAGTGGAAAGGAAATGTTGCTCTGGGGACTATGCTTTTATGTATCGTGCTGTTTGTAATTCAGGGATTCAAACCTTTCAGTAATTTCCTGAACATTGGTTTGGTAGGTATGATCGGTGCGGTGATTGTAATTGGAACTGGCTGTATTTCTGTGAAGAAAGCCTATGCTGATCTTCCTTGGGATGTATTCATCGTAATTGGTACGGTAAGTACGTTGGGGACCGGTTTGGACGTTACCGGCGGTGGAAAAATGATTGCCGATTTTGTGCTGGGATTCTTTGGAGGCTCCAATGCTTCGGTTCCGATTTTGACAGTAGTTATCGCAGTGCTGTGCAGTGTTCTGACCAATGTGATGTCCAACAATGCTACGGCAGCTATGCTTTGCCCGATTTGTATTCCGATGGCTATTGCTCTGGGAATCAGCCCGATTCCATGGGTAATCCTGATTGCGGCTACATCCAACTTTGCGATTGCGACTTCTTATGGAACAGCGGTAAACATTCAGATTCTGCCGGCAGGCTACAAATTCATGGATTTTGTAAAGATAGGCGGACCATTGTTGATTATCTCTATTATCGTCGTTGCAATTACTGCAAATATGATTTTATTTTAA
- a CDS encoding MBL fold metallo-hydrolase yields MSMKSEYGFYMQQQNALKASGNGRFFTDQESRYTEPFQIYGNLYYVGDSWVCVHLVDTGDGLLMFDAGNCGAQAMLVYSIWKAGFDPADVKWIILSHGHMDHFGAANFFKRMFGTKIYLSEPDAKMFREHPEQSMVQISGNCMDELFEPDVEIHDGERLKFGSTEIQFYLVPGHTEGCIACFFDVTDGKEKKRVGYYGGFGFNTLQKDFLMEIGDMTFEMRRKYLNSLKKVRDEEVELFMGNHTANVDLLAKRKYMQEHPDKNPFLDSQAWKEYLDEKYEELLQLMNDPRQN; encoded by the coding sequence ATGTCGATGAAATCAGAGTATGGGTTCTATATGCAGCAGCAGAATGCGCTAAAGGCAAGCGGAAACGGTCGATTTTTTACAGACCAGGAAAGCAGGTATACAGAGCCTTTTCAGATTTATGGAAATCTATACTATGTGGGAGATTCGTGGGTATGTGTACATCTTGTGGACACAGGAGATGGATTGCTGATGTTCGACGCGGGAAACTGCGGTGCTCAGGCCATGTTGGTTTATTCTATATGGAAGGCAGGATTTGATCCAGCTGATGTAAAATGGATAATTCTCTCCCATGGACACATGGACCATTTTGGAGCAGCTAATTTTTTTAAAAGAATGTTTGGAACTAAAATCTATTTAAGTGAACCAGACGCTAAGATGTTCCGGGAGCATCCAGAACAGTCTATGGTGCAGATCAGTGGAAATTGTATGGATGAGTTGTTTGAGCCGGATGTGGAAATTCATGATGGAGAGCGACTAAAATTTGGCAGTACAGAAATTCAGTTTTATCTGGTACCGGGGCACACAGAAGGGTGTATCGCCTGCTTTTTCGATGTGACAGACGGCAAAGAGAAAAAACGTGTGGGATATTATGGTGGATTTGGTTTTAACACGCTCCAAAAAGACTTTTTGATGGAGATTGGAGATATGACTTTTGAGATGCGAAGGAAGTATCTGAATTCTTTGAAAAAAGTGAGAGATGAAGAGGTAGAATTGTTTATGGGCAACCATACCGCTAATGTGGATTTACTTGCCAAGCGTAAATATATGCAGGAACACCCAGATAAAAATCCTTTTTTGGACAGCCAAGCTTGGAAAGAATATCTGGATGAAAAGTATGAAGAGTTGTTGCAGTTGATGAATGATCCGAGACAGAACTAA
- a CDS encoding YitT family protein: protein MEKIPFRKPLMLIVGCLLCSIATNWVAIPNGFAVTGVTGLSMTLSKFIGVNYALIYYGITLLILFITWLTLGKKDMSNIVILSVMYPAVLWILNLVDIKIIFQEKLIAVACFGVIYGLGAGIPYRLGYSYGGSDTLAKILKKCIFKTTDLKNVMLAIECAIMLIMLTAFSLDIVAYSFVGELIFINCMNHIVFNLGPKLYEVQLIGTDMGNIEDFIINKIQKSVTIANVIGGYTRKEKIQMDCVCNSKEYIQLRNFIKNEKSDCFIKVVPLVHVFGENKDFHKLNDENIE from the coding sequence ATGGAAAAAATACCATTCAGAAAACCATTGATGCTAATCGTTGGCTGTCTACTCTGTAGTATAGCCACAAACTGGGTCGCGATTCCCAATGGCTTCGCTGTCACTGGCGTCACGGGACTTTCCATGACGCTCTCAAAATTCATCGGGGTAAATTATGCTCTGATTTATTATGGAATTACCCTGCTAATTCTGTTTATTACTTGGCTGACTCTGGGGAAAAAAGATATGTCCAATATCGTAATCCTGTCTGTCATGTATCCAGCAGTACTTTGGATATTAAACTTGGTGGATATAAAAATCATCTTCCAGGAAAAGCTGATTGCCGTAGCTTGTTTCGGTGTAATCTACGGACTGGGTGCAGGCATTCCTTATCGCCTTGGTTATTCATACGGGGGTTCCGACACCCTGGCAAAAATTTTAAAAAAATGTATATTCAAAACCACCGATCTAAAAAATGTCATGCTCGCCATAGAATGTGCGATCATGCTGATTATGCTGACTGCATTCAGCCTAGACATCGTAGCTTATTCGTTCGTAGGAGAACTGATCTTTATCAACTGTATGAATCATATTGTATTCAATCTCGGCCCTAAACTCTATGAAGTACAGCTAATTGGAACAGACATGGGAAATATCGAAGACTTTATCATCAACAAGATTCAAAAAAGCGTCACCATCGCCAACGTGATCGGAGGATATACAAGAAAAGAAAAAATACAGATGGACTGTGTCTGTAATTCAAAAGAATATATTCAGCTCAGAAATTTTATAAAAAATGAGAAGTCTGACTGTTTCATAAAAGTAGTTCCCCTGGTCCACGTATTTGGAGAAAACAAAGATTTTCATAAACTGAACGACGAAAATATTGAATAA
- a CDS encoding DUF6483 family protein, with the protein MYYQDDWLLRQIEVFGLFLRRLLNGYKDEKMSMYELEQMSLTQNTVYKKVCKLIEQNKICEAENVIYEMLDNKNDRDSIEAAILFYYKINKMTELELRECNFSRNEILSGLIKISKMCNLDDVFTYIDNLGYDSETDMFQ; encoded by the coding sequence ATGTATTATCAAGATGACTGGCTATTGCGTCAAATAGAAGTGTTCGGATTATTTTTAAGGCGATTACTTAATGGATACAAAGATGAGAAAATGTCAATGTATGAATTGGAACAAATGTCTTTGACTCAAAACACAGTGTATAAAAAGGTATGTAAGTTAATAGAACAAAATAAAATATGTGAAGCAGAAAATGTTATATATGAGATGCTGGACAATAAAAATGATAGGGATTCAATAGAAGCTGCCATTTTGTTTTATTATAAGATAAATAAAATGACAGAATTAGAGCTGAGAGAGTGTAACTTTTCTAGGAATGAAATACTTTCTGGCCTTATAAAAATCTCTAAAATGTGTAATCTGGATGACGTATTTACCTATATAGATAATCTGGGATATGATTCAGAGACTGATATGTTTCAATAA
- a CDS encoding Fic family protein, with the protein MNKQLLQNIDFYRQKLQTYYRLSPDVHKNLNRQLKPHLLSTCCALEEIPATQEDRILGLSKAYDYMVQTVQTELGEDTLLSLHSLLYADTDKGQAGQYRFDDLHVFRTAYTPPASEEIPHLIQHFFQQMDYSRKQFHPIEFASLSHKRILDICPFSHGNFCVAYLFLNLLLLRDGYGIALLPAFRCGEYFEAIKASQKPVFPEIDSLTELITVSVLEGEKLSCSLLPLS; encoded by the coding sequence ATGAATAAGCAGTTACTGCAAAACATTGATTTCTACAGACAAAAGCTTCAGACATACTACCGACTTTCCCCAGACGTGCATAAAAACCTGAACAGACAACTAAAACCTCACTTACTTTCCACCTGTTGCGCACTGGAAGAAATCCCTGCCACACAAGAAGACCGCATCCTTGGACTTTCCAAAGCTTATGATTACATGGTACAGACTGTTCAGACTGAACTCGGTGAGGACACTCTGCTCTCTCTTCACAGTCTGCTCTATGCGGATACAGATAAAGGACAGGCCGGTCAATATCGCTTTGATGACCTACATGTATTCAGAACAGCTTACACACCGCCTGCGTCTGAGGAAATTCCTCACCTGATACAACATTTTTTCCAACAGATGGATTATTCCAGGAAACAGTTTCATCCTATTGAGTTCGCTTCGCTCAGCCACAAGCGAATTCTAGACATCTGCCCTTTCAGTCATGGAAATTTCTGTGTGGCATACCTGTTCTTAAATCTGCTCCTCCTAAGAGACGGATATGGAATCGCCCTGCTCCCCGCCTTCCGCTGCGGCGAGTATTTCGAAGCCATAAAAGCCTCCCAGAAACCAGTCTTTCCGGAAATTGACTCTCTCACAGAACTGATCACCGTCTCCGTCTTAGAGGGCGAAAAACTCTCTTGTAGCCTTCTTCCCCTCTCCTAA
- the brnQ gene encoding branched-chain amino acid transport system II carrier protein, whose protein sequence is MTKQKKKGNIAVIGMALFAMFFGAGNLIFPPYLGLISGKSWGIGLLCFVLVDVGMACVAVFAMSRGDGTIASVTGIIGRKTAVLINTAIVVCIGPLLAIPRTAATTFEMAALPLVPESANYRAVFYIAFFLVAFLLTIRKSKVVDIVGKFLTPVMVIALAILIFKGIFSPIGEIQPGVPYTEAAQEGIIAGYQTMDILAALAFAIIIISSVHEKGYKETRERNWAMMGACIIAGAGLTFVYGGLTYLGATVSGQYDSSISQAELIMEIIRNILGYRGMQLLGIVVGLACMTTAIGLISASASYFEELFKGKVNYRVIVTVITLFSIIISNFGLSTIIQIANPILNLVYPVVVTLILCSFLSEDMKKSYFPKGAALGALLTSVCIVLESFGVEIGALNMLPLNELGLEWMLPAVVFGLVGVCIQKCKKNV, encoded by the coding sequence ATGACGAAACAAAAGAAAAAAGGTAACATAGCAGTGATTGGGATGGCGCTGTTTGCCATGTTTTTTGGAGCAGGAAACTTAATTTTTCCTCCTTATTTGGGGTTAATTTCAGGAAAGTCCTGGGGAATAGGGCTTTTGTGCTTTGTGCTGGTAGATGTGGGAATGGCTTGTGTGGCGGTTTTCGCGATGTCTAGAGGAGACGGTACGATCGCTTCTGTGACAGGGATTATCGGTAGGAAAACAGCTGTCTTGATTAATACGGCGATTGTTGTCTGTATTGGGCCGCTTTTGGCGATTCCCAGGACAGCAGCGACGACTTTTGAGATGGCAGCTCTTCCATTGGTACCGGAATCAGCAAACTACAGAGCTGTCTTTTATATCGCGTTTTTCTTGGTTGCATTTTTGTTGACAATTCGTAAGTCAAAAGTTGTGGATATCGTGGGTAAATTTTTGACACCTGTGATGGTGATAGCGCTGGCGATCTTGATTTTTAAGGGGATTTTCTCGCCGATCGGAGAGATTCAGCCGGGAGTTCCATATACAGAGGCAGCTCAGGAGGGAATCATAGCGGGATATCAGACAATGGATATTTTGGCGGCCTTGGCGTTTGCGATCATAATTATTTCAAGTGTCCACGAAAAAGGATACAAAGAAACGCGGGAGAGAAACTGGGCAATGATGGGAGCTTGTATTATTGCAGGAGCAGGTTTAACGTTTGTCTATGGAGGATTGACTTATCTTGGTGCTACCGTTTCAGGACAGTATGATTCATCAATCAGTCAGGCGGAACTGATTATGGAGATTATCAGAAATATTCTGGGCTATCGGGGAATGCAGCTTTTAGGAATTGTTGTAGGACTGGCGTGTATGACGACGGCGATTGGACTGATCTCTGCGTCTGCCTCATATTTTGAAGAATTGTTCAAAGGAAAAGTGAATTATCGGGTAATTGTCACTGTGATTACGCTGTTCAGTATTATTATTTCAAACTTTGGATTGTCAACAATTATTCAGATCGCAAATCCGATTTTGAATCTGGTGTATCCCGTGGTTGTGACTTTGATTTTGTGTTCATTCCTCAGTGAAGACATGAAGAAAAGTTATTTTCCAAAAGGAGCAGCTTTGGGGGCTTTGCTGACAAGTGTTTGTATTGTTTTAGAATCTTTTGGTGTAGAGATAGGCGCTTTAAATATGTTGCCTTTAAATGAACTGGGATTGGAATGGATGCTTCCAGCCGTTGTTTTTGGATTGGTGGGGGTTTGCATCCAAAAATGCAAAAAAAATGTCTAA
- a CDS encoding L,D-transpeptidase family protein: MSDREEIKKEPENVDDESSKGRLFSTQDISDLQQKLEDAVQNTTNSADDDPPEVSSALAQTQEALKAEVDKDLSEKKAQSEEKAQDSEIAENTESQVDTGEFEDKVDKAMQKIVADTAGEEPVSQPIQPVRPYARYRAMRGIPEPARIQGKAPYKMKKKYKGLKIAGITTAMLVVLAGCVYGAGTYYFSNKFFVGTSINGIDCSQMTASEVENMIARKVENYSIEVKARDQEPQIIEGSSIDYQYVPDGAVDKLLDKQKPYKWVQGFFKDTTYTAEENISYDKQKLKDQMMSLNCAKEENQVAPANAYVAFQDNQFVIVPETEGSKLEIKKAYQTLKDAVADSVNEVDFSAQPVYQKAEVTQDDPNLAKTLEECNNYTKASITYTFGDQTETLDANTIKDWLQFDENGQVINDEAAFRQKITEYVAGLAQRHDTLGTNRTITATSGRTVTVGGGEYGWQINQSAEVEQLYSEITTGQTVTREPNYSSYGRVHGENDIGNTYIEVDLSAQHMYFYQDGSIIFDSEFVSGNMSYSDRATPTGVYSLYYKKSPDVLRGKKLPDGSYEYESPVTYWMPFCGGVGFHDANWRSSFGGDIYLTNGSHGCINLPPAKAAELYNIIDTGIPILMFY, from the coding sequence ATGAGTGATAGAGAGGAAATCAAAAAAGAACCAGAAAATGTTGATGATGAATCCTCGAAGGGACGGCTGTTTTCTACACAGGATATTTCGGATTTACAGCAGAAATTAGAAGATGCGGTACAGAATACGACAAATAGTGCCGATGACGACCCGCCGGAAGTTTCCAGTGCTCTTGCTCAGACACAAGAGGCGTTGAAAGCAGAAGTCGACAAGGATTTGTCAGAGAAAAAAGCACAATCTGAAGAAAAAGCTCAGGACAGTGAGATCGCGGAGAATACAGAAAGTCAGGTAGACACAGGCGAGTTTGAAGATAAAGTGGATAAGGCAATGCAGAAAATTGTTGCTGACACGGCAGGAGAGGAGCCTGTTTCGCAGCCAATTCAGCCGGTGAGACCATATGCCAGATACCGAGCGATGAGAGGTATACCAGAACCAGCCAGAATTCAAGGCAAAGCGCCTTATAAGATGAAGAAAAAGTATAAGGGGCTGAAAATAGCAGGAATTACGACAGCGATGCTGGTTGTGTTGGCAGGATGTGTGTATGGAGCCGGAACCTATTATTTTTCAAACAAGTTTTTTGTTGGCACTAGTATAAATGGGATCGACTGTTCCCAGATGACGGCGTCTGAAGTGGAAAACATGATTGCCAGGAAGGTGGAAAATTATTCCATTGAGGTGAAAGCTCGGGATCAAGAGCCACAGATTATCGAGGGTAGCAGCATTGATTATCAGTATGTACCCGATGGAGCTGTTGACAAATTATTGGATAAGCAAAAGCCGTATAAATGGGTTCAGGGGTTTTTTAAGGATACGACTTACACAGCAGAGGAGAATATTTCCTATGATAAGCAGAAGCTGAAAGACCAGATGATGAGTCTAAATTGTGCAAAAGAGGAAAATCAGGTGGCTCCAGCCAATGCATACGTGGCGTTTCAGGATAATCAATTCGTGATTGTGCCGGAGACGGAGGGCAGCAAGCTTGAAATAAAAAAGGCGTATCAGACACTGAAAGATGCGGTGGCAGACAGTGTAAACGAGGTAGACTTTAGTGCTCAACCTGTGTATCAGAAAGCGGAAGTGACTCAGGACGATCCTAATCTAGCAAAGACGTTGGAAGAGTGTAATAACTACACGAAAGCCAGTATCACGTATACTTTCGGAGATCAGACAGAAACGTTGGATGCTAACACCATTAAAGACTGGTTACAATTTGATGAGAATGGACAGGTCATCAATGACGAAGCAGCTTTTCGTCAAAAGATTACAGAGTATGTGGCAGGACTTGCACAGCGTCATGACACGCTAGGAACTAACCGGACAATTACGGCCACATCTGGCAGAACTGTGACAGTGGGTGGAGGAGAGTATGGTTGGCAGATTAACCAAAGTGCAGAAGTCGAACAGTTGTATAGTGAGATTACGACTGGCCAGACAGTTACAAGAGAACCGAACTATTCTTCTTATGGAAGAGTCCATGGAGAGAATGATATTGGGAATACTTATATCGAGGTAGATTTGAGTGCACAGCACATGTATTTTTATCAAGATGGTTCTATAATTTTTGACTCAGAGTTCGTGTCAGGAAATATGAGCTATTCGGACCGAGCAACACCTACAGGTGTTTATAGTCTGTATTATAAGAAAAGTCCGGATGTACTTCGAGGTAAAAAACTTCCAGATGGAAGTTATGAGTATGAGTCTCCGGTTACTTATTGGATGCCATTCTGTGGAGGCGTTGGATTTCACGACGCAAATTGGAGGAGTTCTTTTGGCGGTGATATTTATCTGACCAACGGGTCTCATGGATGCATTAACCTTCCGCCGGCGAAAGCCGCAGAATTGTATAATATTATAGATACGGGAATTCCAATTTTGATGTTCTATTAA
- a CDS encoding HAD family hydrolase, whose protein sequence is MDSIIFDVDGTLWNSTEIVAKAWSEVVRLEPDIHVEITASSLTPLFGKILPEIAQALFPKESKERQLNLINKCCEKEHQFLLKETAPVYPRLEDTLKILSQKYPLYIVSNCQSGYVEVFLQSTGYDHYFKGHLCSGDTGMPKGPNIVQLMKTHRLKSPIYIGDTLGDYTASKEAGIPFVYASYGFGEVPDYDYTIAEPYDLVSLFSK, encoded by the coding sequence ATGGACAGTATTATTTTTGACGTAGACGGAACGCTGTGGAACTCTACTGAGATTGTAGCAAAAGCATGGAGTGAAGTAGTTCGTTTGGAGCCTGATATCCATGTGGAAATCACGGCATCCAGTTTGACCCCTCTCTTTGGCAAGATTCTTCCTGAAATCGCACAGGCTTTGTTTCCTAAAGAATCGAAAGAACGCCAGTTAAACCTAATCAATAAGTGCTGTGAAAAAGAACACCAATTTCTACTAAAAGAAACCGCTCCAGTTTATCCACGCTTAGAAGACACACTGAAAATTCTCTCTCAAAAATATCCTCTCTACATTGTCAGTAACTGCCAAAGCGGATATGTAGAAGTCTTCTTGCAGTCCACTGGATACGATCACTATTTTAAGGGACATCTGTGCTCTGGCGATACAGGTATGCCAAAAGGACCGAATATTGTACAGCTGATGAAGACACACCGCCTGAAGTCTCCTATCTATATCGGGGATACTTTGGGAGACTACACTGCCTCAAAAGAAGCCGGAATTCCTTTTGTCTACGCCTCCTATGGTTTTGGTGAAGTTCCTGATTATGACTATACCATAGCCGAACCCTATGACCTAGTTTCTCTATTCTCCAAATAG
- the sfsA gene encoding DNA/RNA nuclease SfsA: protein MQYQNVKFGIFESRPNRFIANIQQDGESIVCHVKNTGRCGELLIPGAKVAVEESANPKRKTRYDLVSVEKAGRWVNIDSQIPNLIVEQWIASSGFFSEKCQICREKKYGKSRFDLYVQDGERRAFVEVKGVTLEEDGVARFPDAPTLRGIKHLEELIQCLSDGYEAYLIFLIQLKGVHYLEPNWKTHRGFGETLLRAKRAGVKILAYDCQVEPDKIFIDQPVPVVMGGE, encoded by the coding sequence ATGCAATATCAAAATGTGAAGTTTGGGATCTTTGAAAGTCGCCCTAACCGTTTTATCGCTAACATACAGCAGGATGGAGAGTCGATCGTCTGTCATGTAAAAAATACGGGACGCTGTGGAGAACTTCTGATTCCGGGAGCAAAAGTGGCAGTGGAAGAAAGCGCGAATCCAAAACGAAAGACAAGATATGATCTTGTTTCTGTCGAAAAAGCGGGAAGATGGGTTAATATAGATTCTCAGATTCCCAATCTGATAGTCGAACAGTGGATAGCTTCTAGCGGCTTCTTTTCAGAAAAATGTCAGATTTGTCGTGAGAAGAAATATGGCAAGTCAAGATTTGATTTATATGTACAGGATGGGGAGCGTAGAGCCTTTGTGGAAGTCAAAGGAGTAACCTTGGAGGAAGACGGTGTGGCGCGTTTTCCAGATGCTCCGACTCTGAGGGGAATTAAGCATCTAGAGGAGTTAATTCAGTGTCTGTCCGATGGATATGAGGCTTATCTCATTTTTTTGATACAGCTAAAAGGTGTCCATTATCTGGAACCGAATTGGAAGACACATAGAGGGTTCGGGGAGACCTTGTTGAGGGCAAAAAGGGCAGGAGTGAAGATTTTGGCCTACGATTGTCAGGTGGAGCCGGACAAAATATTCATAGATCAGCCGGTGCCGGTAGTGATGGGCGGAGAATAA